GACATCCACGCCCAGCTTCATGCTCTGCAGCACCGTGGTCctgagggacacagggatggcatCAGCAGCAATTCTCCCCTCTCAGGGTGCCACAGGCTGttcagggaagctgtggctgtcccacccctggaagtgtccaagccTAACCttgtctagtggaaggtgtccctgccaatgGGAGGGAGTGGAACTGgaggagctttaaggtcccttcccacccaaaacattccatgattccatagCCCTTGGGCTGGGGCAAGGTCTGCCCCTCCCAGTTCCTGCAGGGCACAatccagggcagagcagggtcacatcccccagggagccccagccctggtccctcctgcagctccctccctccccagcccctctgctccacagccaCTCACGGCATCTCCTCTGGCAGGACATCTGCCAGGATGTTGATGGAGTCTGTCTTGGCTTTGGAggtgggggctgcagccagcaggatcTTCAGCAGAGCAatctgggaagaaaagagagattgAGGGGGAGTGGGAACTGCAGGGGACTGGCCACAGACCCTTTCCCcactgcaggagggaggatcagggcagggacagggggtgaAAACCTGGCATGCATCACTGGGAAGGGACTGATCCAGGGAACCCCAGTGCTCCTCAGCTCACCATGTactggggcaggctgggcagcaggccCTGGTACAGGATCTCTGCAGGCACTTGCTCCACCTCCTCTTCCCCCTGGTGCCAGGAGAGACCAGAAAACCTCATtccaggagctgccaccagTACCATGGGCATGAACCCAAGGGCAGGATACCCCAACTCCTGCCAAAACCCCTCTGCCCCAGAGAACCCCTTCCCCAGCAAAACAAACCCCTCAGCCCAGCCAAAAAAAACCTGGCAGGACCAGAagtccccagctcccagcccaggatcTGCATCCCACCCACTCCCACACTCACCCCGGAGAGCGGGGAGCGCAGGTACTCCTCCTCCATGTGCACCTGCACCTCAGCAATGGATGTGTACTTGTGCTGcagggggacaggacagggtcaccacagcccccagagctgccccagcctgtcccaccaTCTGCTCCACCCCTCCcaggtccctgtcccagggGTGACCTGGGCAGAtgtgcagggtgggagctgctgggctcaggtCTGGGATAAggccagcagggaagggatgaaGACATGAAGAGAGGGATAAAACCCCTTCAGAAAGGGATGGAGCCCCTAAGGAAGGGATGGAGGTCCCTAAGGAAGGGATAAAACCCCCTAAAGAAGGGATACAGCCCCCTAAGGACGGGATGGAAGCCCCTAAGGAAGGGATGGAGCCCCCTAAGGAAGGGATGGAGCCCCCTAAAAAGGGATGGAGGCCCCTAAGGAAGGGATGGAGGCCCCTAAGGAAGGGATGGAGGCCCATAAGGAAGGGATGGAGGCCCCTAAGGAAGGGGCTCAGACAACCTGTGAGTCCTGGATGAGAAGAAAGCTTAAGGCTGCTCTCTCATCACTGGgtgaaggaaggagaaaatgggagcagggagatgggCAAGGGGCACCCATAcatcagcaggagctggaggaattCCTTAACTCACCTGCTTCAGGGTGCGGATGCTCTCATGGATGGGCCTGGGCAAGCCCACCACAGTGTTGGTGTCACTGGAGGAGGGAAAGAgtcaggctgggagcagggctgagcacccAGGGGTGGGGCAGAGACCACCCAGGGACCAGCCAGCCAAagccttccctgctgccatgTAGAGACAAAAGCAGCCCCCAGACTGGCCTCTCCCACAGGCCACCCACAGTGGGCTGGCTCTGAACCCACCTGCCCAGCGTGTAGCCGATGAATTTGCTGCGGCTGGATTCCAGGAACATCTCAATGTCCTTCTCCCTGCAgcaaaggggaagggaagagtcACATCTTCCTGTGCACCTGGAAGAGGCACAGCCAGACACAGGGaaaggcacagcccaggcacagggaaaggcacagcccaggcacagggaaaggcacagcccaggcacagggaatggcacagcccAGACACAGGGAAAGGCACGGCCCAGACACAGGGAAAGGCACGGCCCAGACACAGGGAAAGGCACGGCCCAGACACAGGGAAAGGCACGGCCCAGACACAGGGAAAGGCACGGcccagacacagggaatggcacagcccaggcacagggaaaggCCTTGTGGTCAGGTAAAGGGTGCCCAGCTAACCCCACAAGAAAACAGCCATCAAAACACCATCCCAAACACCCTCCCTACTTTCCTGCTGAGACTCAGGGATCTGAATCTCAAAATCACAACAGCCTCTGTCTccctgaccctgctccagctctcccagcagggaGCCCCCGACTCACCGGACCTTGGgggcccagggcagccccttGGGGCAGGTGATGCGGTCGCTGGGGGGGTGCTGGGTGGGGGGGGGCATCACTTCATCCCGTTCCAGGGGGAAGGTCTCTCCCTCCAGGCTGTTGTCATCGtcattctcctcctcttcctcgcGGGAGTCATCGGCTTTGTACGGATCCCGCTCATTGAAGGCATCGAGGTTATCCTGCTTAATGAgggcctgcagcagggagagcaggaagggaatTTCCTGAAAACAAGCCCAgaccctggcagtgccctcCCTTGTTACTGTATATGGGGTTACAGAGCAGCAAAAGGACACAGTAACATGGCACTTCCTTGCATGGTGtaagaaagagcaagaaagagcaattgaTTGAAGGAAGCCACTGCCTTAAATAAGGCactttgtgaaaaacaaaatacagacagatcATTGGTCAGAGGAGGAGACACCTCTTGTCCCAGGTTTCTCATggatccagcaggtgtttatcttttgttatgattctttctcttgtgtttacaGTAGAGAAAGAGGCTCTAGCTTGAGAAAAATCCCAGCCAAGCCTGAGAAAGCCagactggaaaaatcctttaagattCTCCCTGTGATGGCCACCCTCCCTGacgtccctgtccccaccttgtGCTCCCTGCGGCCGCGTTTCTGCTGCTGCTCGATGAGGTCGGAGGCGGAGGCGGGCGGGGAGGCCGCGCGCATGCTGCGGATCACCTGGATGCTGTCCTCGGGCAGggggggcagccccagcacctccctcttctctgccttcatgctctgcagctcctcaaagCCTCCCAGGGTGCACTGCAAGGGACACCACAGCGTGCTGAGCGTGGGGAGCTCCAGGGGCATGCACACCTGCCCTTCCCAAACTCGCCTGGCAGCACCGCAGGATCAGGTTGGAAAAGCTCTCTGGGATCACAGAGTCCAActgccccacagcactgccaaggccaccactaatccatgtccccaggtgccacatctacGTGTCCTTTAaatccccctgccctgggcagccaaTGCCTGACCATTCTTTCCATGAAAGAAatttcccaatatccaacccaaacctcccctggcacagcttgatgttgttttctcttgtcctgtctcttctgcctgacccccacctggctgcctcctcctgtcagggagttgtgcagagacaaaaggtcccccctgagcctccttctctccaggctgagctccccagttccctcagctgctccagacccttccccagcaatgttcccttccctggacatgctccagcccctcgaAATCTCTCATCCCAAGGAACCCAAATCCTTCCCCATGGTTTCATATAGGAGCTGTCTGTCCTGTGCTCCTCTTGGCAttgagagaggcaggaggggcaggaggatgTCCAGGCATCCACAACTGCAGAGTTCAGGGCTTTGCTTTCCCCAGCCAGGAACCTTGCCTTGGGTCTGTCCTTAGTATCCAGCTCCAGACACCAACACCCAATGCTTCACTATGGAAAAAACCCTGGGGTTGGGTTTAAAGGAAAACTGAACACCAGAACAAGAGGATGGAGCAATTACATCCAACTCTGAGAGCAGAATTCCCTCCTCTGCCAAGTATCAAACCACACATCCCACGTCCTCTCCTTACCAGCACAGTCTtccagagcagaagcagcacctTCTTCATAGGGAAGTGTGGAGCATGGCCACTGCAGAATTTGGTCACCATCCCAAAGAGCATGACAGAGAAGGGTTCATTGTTGTACAGGGGGGCTCCTGGAAACACACAGCACCATCAGCCAGCAATTCCTCATCCCTGGCCTCACCCCAatcaccagcagcaccagctccaagACCCTTACCTCACCCCAGACCTTCACCTCACCCTTTCCCCTTCCAAAGCCTTGTAAACTCCATAATTTCTTACCTCTGTGTTGAGAGGAAACAACAGCTccaatattctgtttttttttttttcccagagagagagcatccagcagcagaagaggcTGGATGGCTTCCTCTGCtcacctccctctgccccacaaGTCAAGCAGAAACCAACCCAGTGCTGCCAGTCACTATTATCTGACTCCTAGAGCCAAATCCCACGTCACTgtctcctgccctgggagctctaccccagctcctggtcctcacccagctctgctctgaaggTTTGCCTCATGCTCTTCCACTCAGGCTTGTCCCCCTCGGCCTCCTGGCGCACAGTCTCCACAATCAGGTACATGATGTTCAGCAGCACCCTGCAAAACCCAGGGCAGCTGAATCCCAGAGACTGGGATAAGCTATGGCAGCACTGTCAGCACCCACCCAGGGCccagggagaagctgcagcaacCCAGACCACATCCACAATTCATGGACCTGCTCCACACCAGCACACAGccactggggaaaaaagtctCTGCAAgtccaaacaggaaaaaaatctgctttcctaAATTTTACTGATTTCATATCCCCAGTCTGCAGCCTGAGCACAACAGAGACCTGTGGAAACTctcagagctgggacagctctgggaccccttccagtgcctgtcCCAGCCTCCCAAAGCTCCCAGTAAAGCCTGGCCCCCTCCTGGTCCCCCACTGCCACTCCTTACCTGAGGTCAGTGCTGTCAGCCAGGGAGATGGCTGGTTTCCTCAcggcactggaacaggctgcactGTTGCTGTGGAGGGAGAAGAGCtcagagggaatttgggggaattcAAACTCTGTTTAAACTCCAAACCCTGAGACAGACACTGCTGCCATGaactccctgctcccagtgcagccatgggaagaggagcagagctgcctgtttGCTGCCAGGTGTTTGATTCAAGGGGAATTTCAGGAGAAATCAGGTATAATCCTACATGAGACATCCACCCAGGACCAGTGACTGCAGAGCCACTCCTGAAGTGTTTTCCCACAGTACTCACTCAATCTCCATGTTGAGCAGCTCCACCAAGGCGTTGAAGGTTCCCACTtccagcaggaggaagatgTTGTACCTCATCCAGGCCTGCACCTCGGCCTCAGAGCTGCACTCCCCGAAGGTGCCTGTGGGGAGaccctgctgagcccagccccagggatcccccagCACCTTGGGTGGGAGACacacctgagcccagccccagggatccccCCAGCACCTTGGGTGGGAGACacacctgagcccagccccagggatcccccaCAGCACCTTGGGTGGGAATCacacctgagcccagccccagggatccccCCATTACCTTGGGTGGGAATCacacctgagcccagccccagggatccccCCATTACCTTGGGTGGGAGACacacctgagcccagccccagggatcccACACAGCCCTTTGGGTGGGAATCacacctgagcccagccccagggatcccccaCAGCACCTTGGGTGGGAATCacacctgagcccagccccagggatcccccagCACCTTGGGTGGGAGACacacctgagcccagccccagggatcccACAGCACCTTGGGTGGGAGACacacctgagcccagccccagggatcccccaCAGCACCTTGGGTGGGAGACacacctgagcccagccccagggatcccccaCACCTTGGGTGGGAGACacacctgagcccagccccagggatccccaaacACCTTGGGTGGGAATCacacctgagcccagccccagggatcccccagCACCTTGGGTGGGAGACacacctgagcccagccccagggatcccccagCACCTTGGGTGGGAGACacacctgagcccagccccagggatccccCCAGCACCTTGTGTGGGAGACacacctgagcccagccccagggatcccccagCACTTCATGTTTCCCTTCAgactgggaaaactgggatgcAGAGGATGGAACTGTTCTCTTGGGGTAACCCAGTGAACTCTGCACAACTGGGGTAACAAAGGAAAATCAGCCAAATTTTGGCCAAACTGCTCTGAACTATCAGGTCCCATGAGATTCAGCCTCATTCCAGACATCCCAGGTGCAATGAAATCCccaaggaattaaaattattcaaaatattatatattaaaataattagtaATTTTCATATCATATTAATACTATATAATCATTATACTATATATTGATATATTACATACAATACATATAACCTATTGTGTATAATGCATAATATAtgaataatataaataatatataatatataaaatacatatagcATATATTataatgtataaatatatacacaatGTATTATATGTAAGACATAGGcaatatataatatacaatatacagtatattatatatgtattgCAGATTATATTGTATTATGTATTTCATgcaatatatataattaaatacttttatgtatttattatacATATAAGATTATATTGTACTATGTCTCATTTATATAGCATATACATAAAAATGTTACGTATAGCAtacataatttatatataaataatatatactgTATGTATATATAGTATACATACTATATATGTATAgtataaacataaaaattataCATTCTTATGTATATAGTATATGAGACATAGTGCCATATAATCTCATATATAATatacacataaaaatatataagtaTAATACACAGTACAATATAATCTACAGTacatatataatacatatatacTTTACTATTTATAATACAAAACTATACATCATATATTGTATATTATATAGTATATATGCAacatatatgaaatatatataagATGTATAAACACATCTTATGTATAACtaataattataaattttatttatatcaatatgtatgtatatttaaatatatatttatatttatatttatatttatatttatatttatatttatatttatatttacttatatagctatatattttatattatgcatataaatatatctatttatacttaaatacataaatgttcatatatatttatctatatagTTTATCTTCATAATCTTTATATATAAAGATGCATAAATACGTCTTCTTATCTTTATATATAagactttatatatatataaataatataaaaactTTATGAACAAAAAGGAGTTCTGTATTATGAAAATAGACactatatataaaaatttatatagTATATGAATATATAATGTATACAATTGTATCTCtattgtatatatataatatattgtATATCAATTGTATACAATGTATAcaatgtgtatatatataatgtatactatatatatataaagtataCAATTGTATATCTATTGTGTCTATATACatacaatatatattttatattatttgtaTATAATGTATactatgtatatatatatatatatgtatatatatgtaatgtATACAATTGTATATCTATtgtgtatgtatacatacaatatatatattgtatattaaTTGTATATAATGTATActatgtgtgtatatatatataatgtatataattGTATATCTattgtgtgtatatacatactATACATATAGTATATAAATTGTATATAATGTATactatatatctatatctatatcgATATCGATATCGATATcgatatagatatagatatagatatagatatagatatagatatagatatagatatagatatagatagatatagatatagtATGTATACAATTGTATAAGTACATTGTACAATATATACAAACTACATTGTACAATATATATAACATCTATATACTAGCTGTATGAcaatattttggattttctgGAGCTCTGGATGGTAATTTGGTGGCCCTAGAGGGGCAGACGGGGCAGTGTCACCTTGTGCCACGTAGAGGATGGCGCGGGCCACGCGCAGCCGCTTCTCGCGCGCCGTCACCTCCAGCCCGTCCAGCAGGCGCATGGCGTGTGTGCGGTGCTGCGTGCGCTCCAGCTGCGGCCACGTCCTGTCCCGCACTGCGGGGAAACGGGGCTGTGGGCACGGCGGGGGCAGGATGGgcatggcagggcagggctgggctgtgggcacGGCGGGGGCAGGATGGGCACGGCGGGGGCAGGATGGGCAcggcaggggcagggcagggctgtgggcacGGCGGGGGCAGGATGGgcatggcagggcagggctttgggcatggcaggggcagggcagggctttggGCACggcaggggcaggatgggcacggcaggggcagggcaggggcagggcagggctgtgggcacGGCGGGGGCAGGATGGGCacggcagggcagggcagggctttgggcatggcaggggcaggatgggcacggcaggggcaggatgggcacggcaggggcagggcaggggcagggcagggctttggGAACAGCAGGGTCAGGATGGGcatggcaggggcaggatgggcatggcaggggcaggatgggcatggcaggggcaggatgggcacggcgggggcagggcagggctgtgggcatggcaggggcagggcagggctgtgggcatggcaggggcagggctgagcatgGCAGAGTCAGGGGACACTTGAGTTGTGgactcagcacagcagagccagtggACACTCAAGTTCCAgacccacagcagagccaggggacaCTCGAGTTCAGGactcacagcagagccaggggacaCTCGAGCTCTGGactcacagcagagccaggggacaCTCGAGCTCTGGactcacagcagagccaggggacaCTCAAGTTCTGGACTCAGCAGTGCCAAGGGACACTCGAGTTCTGGactcacagcagagccaggggacaCTCGAGTTCTGGACCCACAGCAGACCCAGGGGACACTCAAGTTCTGGACTCAGCAGTGCCAAGGGACACTCGAGCTCTGGACCCACAGCAGACCCAGGGGACACTCGAGTTCTGaacccacagcagagccaggggacaCTCGAGCTCTGGACTCAGCACAGGGACCATGGCACGGCGCCTCTGGGGGAAGGACTCCCGGGATATGTCATGGCTGAGGGATGGCTCCTCATGAGCAGCTCATTACATCAGTTGCGCcatcatggaatatcctgagctgcaCAGGACCCACGGGGACCATAAAGgccaactcctggccctgcacaggacagcccaaAATCTCACCAGGTCCCTGAGAGtgctgtccaaactctcctggagctctggcagccttggggctgtgcccattcctggggagcctgggcagtgccagcacctctggggaagaacctttcctgatcTCCAGCCTgaggctgccctggcacagctccagcccttcccttgactcctgtccctgctcagagggagcagagatcGAAGCTGTCCCTCAGGAGTAGCTGCAGACCCCCAGGGACCTCTGGCATTCTCCAGGAAGAGAaatccctgtccctccccaggggGAGAGGAATCCAGAAAAAGGCTCTTACTGTGGATCCTGAAGTCCTCCTCAAAGCATTTTCGGTTGAGCAGGAACTCTGGTCCCTCTGTGTAGCTGTACAGCTCTGCCAAAAGAGAAAACCTGTACCAAGCTGCAACTCAGCCCTGGGAACTGCAGTTTTAGCCAAAATATCAAAATCTAATAAAACCCCAACCAGtgtaaaaccaaaaatattaattacataTTTCCTGTTCTATTTATCATCAATATAGAgtttaaatataataataaagtGATACTGGAATTGACAGTTCATTTAGTTCTGCCAGGAGAGAAAATCATGGTTGATTAATTGATCCATCACAGAAGAATTCCTTAcctgacagctctgctgtccaTTTATCTGTGTCTGCATATTCAAACTCCAGGTCTGGCGACTCCGAATAGCCCTGAAAACACAGGGTAAAAAATCACTTCCATTACAGCATATTtcagaaaaaccaaaatccctGAAAACACTCACTATTCACCTCATCCTCCTGCAAATCCAGGGCTGGTTTTCCTGGTTTAGGGACCAAAaacattcctgcagcagcaccaacGTTACCGAGGCAACTCCAGCCCACCTCCTGcgtctgtggctgtgctgcagggagccactgcagcacccccagagcACGGGGGGGCCCCCAAAGCACAACAAACACGGCAGGAGACAGGGAGAGGCTTCTGTGGGATCAGGAAGCTCTCAGAGCTCACCCATTTTGCACAAAATCGGGAAAATTTGGGCTATccccctgtgccatccctgcagaTGGGATTAGTGAGGATGAAATGACTCCAAACAGCTCTGGTGAGGCTGTAAAACCATCCAGGAGAACCTTTAGAGCACAAAACATCTGCTCCCTTTAGGGAAGTCAAGAACATCAACCCAGGGGCAGATGCACAAGCAAGACCCTCACAAATTTCAGGATCCTGAGCATGGGGTAAATCCAGACCAGAACTATTCTGAATTATGAGGTTCCCattcctgagcacagggaggatCCAGAACAGAATCCTCACACCCTACTGAGAGAGGGGCAGACCCATACAAGAAccatcccaaattttggggcaCCCACTTCTGAGTGAGGGGTAAACCTtgagcaggattttgggacACACActcctgagcacagggcagacCCACATCACAACCCTCTGGGGACACCCACCCCTGAGtgaggagcagagccacagcagaaCCATCCTAAATTTTGGGGCACACATTCCTGAAGAACGGGCACACCCAGAACCAAACCTACACATATTTAGAGACACCCAGCCCTGAACGAGGTGCAAATGCACAGCAGAACTCTCCCAAATGTGGGGGCAATCCCGAACTCCGGCAGTCAgaggcaggggcagctccagccccggccgcgctggctctgctctctgggagcccccagcagctcaggctctCCACGATTCCCCCTCGCATCCCTCCCCTGGCATTCCAGGCaccttcctgagcagcctgttggTGTGAACGGCTCTCGGCCATCCCAAGGATGAAACGCTTTGGAAAAGCCCCGGGACACCTCAGCTCCACACAACCCAAGGCTCAGGGTGACTCCAGCACCGCGGGGGTGTCACCTCTTGCTGGATCCAAACTTGATCCGGGCTCGGCAGCGGGACCTGACCCCCACCCTGGGCTGGCACCGACCGGTAACACCGAGAAAAGCCCGGAGGGGCTGTGAGACCCCcgcacagccctgtccctcccgTACGGCATCGAACCATCCCCGCGCTCCAGCGCAGCCACAGCGGcccggagctggggaagggaagggatggatgaaGGGGAAACCGGCACCGACGAGACCGGGCAGGGAGAGGCCTCTGGGCTCCACTGGGCCGGGGAAGCGGTACCGAGGGAACGGCCGGTTTAGGACCGGCCCTGGGAGCACACCCGGAGCACCGGAGCCACTGAATGGGCTGGTCCCGGGGAAAGCCGGGCTGGAAGAGCCGAACACCGGCACCGAccgggcaccggcaccgccccTGGGCACCGGCACCGACCAGACACGGGCACCGCCCCTGAGCACCGGCACCGACCGGACACCGGCACCGCCCCTGGGCAGCGGCACCCACGGGCAGGCCCTGGACGAGGCCCGGcgcggcccgccccgcccgggaAGGCCACCCCGCTCCCGGCGGCGGCGCTGACCTCCGAGTCCTTGCGCGGCGGCCGGGCCAAGTCACGGCCCCTCCCGGGCGCGGCCGCCCCACCGCGGCCCTTGTTGTTCCCCGGGACCGGGACTGGCCCCGGCCCGGGGCCGCCACTCGGCTCCATGTCGGCCGCTCCGCCGCGCCGAGCTCTCGCGAGGACTCACCCCCTCCTCTCGCGGGAGCGGCAGGGAGAgccggggcagcgccgccgccatgTTGGGAGTGGCACCTGGGGGAGCGCCGGTCCCTCCGGTGGGTGCGATGCAGCtccgcccgccgctcccgccaCTCCGCCGTGGCGGCCGCGTCACGGCCGGCACTGCCCGCCCCCGGCGGCCACGGACGGAGCCACACACGGCCGGGCGGCGGGCTCCGCCCCCGCGCGGCCATCTTGGGTGCGGCGAGGCCCTGGGCGCGGCCATGCTGGGTGTGGCACTTCCGCCCTCGCCTCAGGGCCCGGGCGCTGGAGGCCGCCATGTTGGGAGTGGCAGGAACGGGCAGATCCAAACTGGAGGAACTGGAACAAAGGAATCGTCCAGtgaaggggctggggggggctCAGACCCCAAAGTTGGGGGACCTggtggggcacagaggggagtCGGACCACGACAGAGGAACCTAACAGGGTTTAAACCCCAAACTAAGGTGCTCTGTTGGGCTTAAAAGAGGGTGAGACCCTAAAATCCAGAGTTGTGACAACACTCAGAACATTCTGGCAGGACCCAATCCCCACCCTGAGGCTGCCAAAGGAagattccagccctgcccttggACTCAGAAACAACTCAAGGTCCCCCAAGACACCAAATAAACCACCCACAACCAGGAGCACTTCATTTTTCCTAATAGTTTAATTAGACTTTAATGATTTATTGCTCATCTGCAAGGATTAATATTGCATTCATTAAAAATCATTCCTATACAAAATAAACCTCTCGGTCCCGGCCCGACGCTGCCGCCGTCGCCCCCGGGCTCCCCCAGCATGGCTTATCCAGACACAGCCCCCGAGCCCAGATCCCACCCAGGACGGGTGGGAATGGGGGGCTCACAGGGAAGGGGGATGCACCCAATCCTCCCAGCTaagctgtccccagggatggtggAAGGGACCCAGGCGATCCCCAGGATCTGCGGGGGAACGAGGCAGGTGATCCCCAAAATCGACGGTCCAGGAGATCAGGCAGGGTGGGAGAGAGGAACAGTCAGAGGATGTGAGGAGGGGATGAGAGGGGGATGATCTCAGCATCTCTCCCATCTCCTGGCCCCCCCAAGGAGCTTTGCACCCCCAGACCTGCAAACCCCTGGGAAGGACCTGTCCAGGTGGATCCCTGCAAaggggggaaggagcagctccac
The sequence above is a segment of the Oenanthe melanoleuca isolate GR-GAL-2019-014 chromosome 26, OMel1.0, whole genome shotgun sequence genome. Coding sequences within it:
- the STRIP1 gene encoding striatin-interacting protein 1 isoform X6, which encodes MFLVPKPGKPALDLQEDEGYSESPDLEFEYADTDKWTAELSELYSYTEGPEFLLNRKCFEEDFRIHMRDRTWPQLERTQHRTHAMRLLDGLEVTAREKRLRVARAILYVAQGTFGECSSEAEVQAWMRYNIFLLLEVGTFNALVELLNMEIDNSAACSSAVRKPAISLADSTDLRVLLNIMYLIVETVRQEAEGDKPEWKSMRQTFRAELGAPLYNNEPFSVMLFGMVTKFCSGHAPHFPMKKVLLLLWKTVLCTLGGFEELQSMKAEKREVLGLPPLPEDSIQVIRSMRAASPPASASDLIEQQQKRGRREHKALIKQDNLDAFNERDPYKADDSREEEEENDDDNSLEGETFPLERDEVMPPPTQHPPSDRITCPKGLPWAPKVREKDIEMFLESSRSKFIGYTLGSDTNTVVGLPRPIHESIRTLKQHKYTSIAEVQVHMEEEYLRSPLSGGEEEVEQVPAEILYQGLLPSLPQYMIALLKILLAAAPTSKAKTDSINILADVLPEEMPTTVLQSMKLGVDVNRHKEIIVKAISAVLLLLLKHFKLNHIYQFEYMAQHLVFANCIPLILKFFNQNIMSYITAKNSISVLDYPYCVVHELPELTAESLEAGDNNQFCWRNLFSCINLLRILNKLTKWKHSRTMMLVVFKSAPILKRALKVKQAMMQLYVLKLLKVQTKYLGRQWRKSNMKTMSAIYQKVRHRLNDDWAYGNDLDARPWDFQAEECALRASIERFNARRYDRAHGNPDFVPVDNCLQSVLGQRVELPEEFQVNYDLWLEREVFSRPISWEELLQ
- the STRIP1 gene encoding striatin-interacting protein 1 isoform X5, yielding MFLVPKPGKPALDLQEDEGYSESPDLEFEYADTDKWTAELSELYSYTEGPEFLLNRKCFEEDFRIHMRDRTWPQLERTQHRTHAMRLLDGLEVTAREKRLRVARAILYVAQGTFGECSSEAEVQAWMRYNIFLLLEVGTFNALVELLNMEIDNSAACSSAVRKPAISLADSTDLRVLLNIMYLIVETVRQEAEGDKPEWKSMRQTFRAELGAPLYNNEPFSVMLFGMVTKFCSGHAPHFPMKKVLLLLWKTVLCTLGGFEELQSMKAEKREVLGLPPLPEDSIQVIRSMRAASPPASASDLIEQQQKRGRREHKALIKQDNLDAFNERDPYKADDSREEEEENDDDNSLEGETFPLERDEVMPPPTQHPPSDRITCPKGLPWAPKVREKDIEMFLESSRSKFIGYTLGSDTNTVVGLPRPIHESIRTLKQHKYTSIAEVQVHMEEEYLRSPLSGGEEEVEQVPAEILYQGLLPSLPQYMIALLKILLAAAPTSKAKTDSINILADVLPEEMPTTVLQSMKLGVDVNRHKEIIVKAISAVLLLLLKHFKLNHIYQFEYMAQHLVFANCIPLILKFFNQNIMSYITAKNSISVLDYPYCVVHELPELTAESLITTASPHPHSNPLPDPQEAGDNNQFCWRNLFSCINLLRILNKLTKWKHSRTMMLVVFKSAPILKRALKVKQAMMQLYVLKLLKVQTKYLGRQWRKSNMKTMSAIYQKVRHRLNDDWAYGNDLDARPWDFQAEECALRASIERFNARRYDRAHGNPDFVPVDNCLQSVLGQRVELPEEFQVNYDLWLEREVFSRPISWEELLQ
- the STRIP1 gene encoding striatin-interacting protein 1 isoform X2, with translation MAAPRASPHPRWPRGGGARRPAVCGSVRGRRGRAVPAVTRPPRRSGGSGGRSCIAPTGGTGAPPGATPNMAAALPRLSLPLPREEGGYSESPDLEFEYADTDKWTAELSELYSYTEGPEFLLNRKCFEEDFRIHMRDRTWPQLERTQHRTHAMRLLDGLEVTAREKRLRVARAILYVAQGTFGECSSEAEVQAWMRYNIFLLLEVGTFNALVELLNMEIDNSAACSSAVRKPAISLADSTDLRVLLNIMYLIVETVRQEAEGDKPEWKSMRQTFRAELGAPLYNNEPFSVMLFGMVTKFCSGHAPHFPMKKVLLLLWKTVLCTLGGFEELQSMKAEKREVLGLPPLPEDSIQVIRSMRAASPPASASDLIEQQQKRGRREHKALIKQDNLDAFNERDPYKADDSREEEEENDDDNSLEGETFPLERDEVMPPPTQHPPSDRITCPKGLPWAPKVREKDIEMFLESSRSKFIGYTLGSDTNTVVGLPRPIHESIRTLKQHKYTSIAEVQVHMEEEYLRSPLSGGEEEVEQVPAEILYQGLLPSLPQYMIALLKILLAAAPTSKAKTDSINILADVLPEEMPTTVLQSMKLGVDVNRHKEIIVKAISAVLLLLLKHFKLNHIYQFEYMAQHLVFANCIPLILKFFNQNIMSYITAKNSISVLDYPYCVVHELPELTAESLEAGDNNQFCWRNLFSCINLLRILNKLTKWKHSRTMMLVVFKSAPILKRALKVKQAMMQLYVLKLLKVQTKYLGRQWRKSNMKTMSAIYQKVRHRLNDDWAYGNDLDARPWDFQAEECALRASIERFNARRYDRAHGNPDFVPVDNCLQSVLGQRVELPEEFQVNYDLWLEREVFSRPISWEELLQ